In Malus sylvestris chromosome 16, drMalSylv7.2, whole genome shotgun sequence, the following are encoded in one genomic region:
- the LOC126607862 gene encoding uncharacterized protein LOC126607862, whose amino-acid sequence MKEDEDDNHRKQMASHSRRVMEVVGFLPEQKVTTALRMLAYGVSVDQVDKIMRMEKSTVLESLMQFCSAIKALYMKEYLHKQTLRDLQRLLRKGAKNDLNVLAQSPVFDEVLSAARMFDVEALRSIMMTCIVLHNMIVEDDYDYDAVDGYESDTMNNSRTRIYCAHDGTEDPV is encoded by the exons ATgaaggaggatgaggatgataaCCATAGAAAGCAGATGGCCTCACATTCTCGCCGTGTCATGGAAGTTGTGG GTTTTCTTCCTGAGCAAAAAGTTACTACTGCCTTacggatgcttgcatatggagtatCTGTAGATCAAGTGGATAAGATAATGAGGATGGAAAAATCAACTGTTCTGGAGTCCCTGATGCAGTTTTGCTCCGCAATCAAAGCCCTCTATATGAAGGAGTACCTCCATAAACAGACACTTAGGGATTTGCAAAGGCTACTAaggaagg GAGCTAAGAATGACCtaaatgtccttgcccaatctCCAGTATTCGACGAAGTGCT GTCAGCTGccagaatgtttgatgtcgaggcACTTCGATCCATTATGATGACGTGTATCgttctccacaacatgattgtggaagatgattATGATTATGATGCCGTCGACGGATACGAATCGGACAcaatgaacaactcaagaacgcgtatctattgtgctcatgacggCACCGAAGATCCTGTGTAA